The Streptomyces sp. DH-12 genome has a window encoding:
- a CDS encoding alpha/beta hydrolase produces the protein MTPTIPGFEHLRLPGVDGVELAAAVGGHGSPVVLLHGFPQTHLMWRHVAERLAGEHTVICPDLRGYGASDKPAADSPGVYAKRTMAADVVALAAALGHDRFALVGHDRGALVAFRAGLDHPETVTHLGILDIVPTLDMWDVLHGVSAAVAYHLYLMAQPPGLPEAMIAGSADAFFGSFLDAWSTGPDALPPEVRAEYLRASRAAVPSIVADYRASAGVDIEHDRAGLDAGARLAMPVTVLQQDWGAQLGYDAAAVWGAWAPDLDHRLTGAGHFMAEEAPEEVTAAIRELLTR, from the coding sequence ATGACACCCACCATCCCCGGCTTCGAGCACCTCCGCCTGCCCGGCGTGGACGGCGTCGAGCTGGCTGCCGCCGTCGGCGGGCACGGCAGCCCCGTCGTGTTGCTGCACGGTTTCCCCCAGACCCATCTGATGTGGCGGCACGTCGCCGAGCGGCTGGCCGGCGAGCACACGGTGATCTGCCCCGACCTGCGCGGCTACGGCGCCAGCGACAAGCCGGCGGCCGACTCCCCCGGCGTGTACGCCAAGCGCACCATGGCGGCCGACGTCGTGGCCCTGGCCGCCGCGCTCGGCCACGACCGCTTCGCCCTCGTCGGTCACGACCGGGGCGCCCTCGTCGCCTTCCGGGCCGGGCTCGACCACCCGGAGACCGTCACGCACCTCGGCATCCTCGACATCGTGCCCACGCTCGACATGTGGGACGTCCTGCACGGCGTCTCCGCGGCGGTCGCGTACCACCTGTACCTGATGGCGCAGCCGCCCGGTCTGCCGGAGGCGATGATCGCGGGCAGCGCGGACGCCTTCTTCGGGTCGTTCCTCGACGCCTGGTCCACCGGTCCGGACGCGCTGCCTCCGGAGGTGCGCGCCGAGTACCTGCGGGCGAGCCGCGCGGCGGTGCCGTCGATCGTCGCGGACTACCGGGCCTCGGCGGGCGTCGACATCGAGCACGACCGGGCCGGTCTGGACGCGGGGGCCCGGCTCGCCATGCCCGTGACGGTCCTCCAGCAGGACTGGGGCGCCCAGCTGGGCTACGACGCCGCCGCGGTGTGGGGGGCCTGGGCGCCGGATCTGGACCACCGGCTGACCGGGGCCGGGCACTTCATGGCCGAGGAGGCGCCCGAGGAGGTCACGGCGGCGATCCGGGAACTGCTGACCCGATAG
- a CDS encoding BTAD domain-containing putative transcriptional regulator: MRIDVLGTVRAAQGDGTPVALGGPRHREVLARLVAAEGRMVTTDTLVDDLWADPPARAVGALRTFVAALRRALEPGRPPRTPPRVLVTEGPGYALRLPREDVDAHRFQDALTRARHTPGAVTSLGEALAAWRGPAYADVTGSAWAERERARLDELRAEAVELRARLLLDRGEGAGLVADLRDHVAAHPWREPAWTLLARALHHEGRRADALAALRRARATLADQLGLDPGADLSRLETDLLNGVTPFAASAATWTGSGVPLGPRTTVDLARTLALAGGDALVRSRSDRLAAITAAERTGDLALTARVIGAYDVPALWSRADDPVQSRAVVEAARRTLTALGPDAPAGLTVRLLATIAVESRSADLTPPERDRARDAARRAEAPARDLGDPALLAFALNGVFLQSFTRPGLATARDRIGAEILDLATTHGLPAFAVLGRLVRLQSASALGDLDTASAHAEAAEQLAAVTEAPLVPVLTAWFRARAAAARSTEPGGPSAADVAARYRTADEALRTAGMPGLHRGLLPLALLGLRLLHGRPAPDGPRLDWGPYRPWTEPLLLLDQGRDAPARAALAAAPAPPPDHMQEALWCLIARAAVRLGDRGTAARAAAALRDARTEHAGAACGMLTLGPVAAYLDEAEACAGTG, translated from the coding sequence ATGCGCATCGACGTGCTCGGCACCGTCCGGGCCGCCCAGGGCGACGGCACTCCCGTCGCCCTGGGCGGACCCCGCCACCGTGAGGTCCTCGCCCGTCTCGTCGCCGCCGAGGGGCGGATGGTCACCACCGACACGCTCGTCGACGACCTGTGGGCCGATCCGCCGGCCCGTGCCGTGGGCGCCCTGCGCACCTTCGTCGCCGCGCTGCGCCGTGCCCTCGAACCCGGCCGGCCGCCCCGCACACCACCGCGCGTCCTGGTCACCGAGGGCCCCGGTTACGCCCTGCGCCTGCCGCGCGAGGACGTCGACGCGCACCGCTTCCAGGACGCCCTGACCCGCGCCCGGCACACCCCCGGCGCGGTGACCTCGCTCGGCGAGGCGCTCGCCGCCTGGCGCGGACCCGCCTACGCCGACGTGACCGGCTCCGCGTGGGCCGAACGCGAGCGCGCTCGGCTGGACGAGCTGCGGGCGGAGGCGGTCGAGCTGCGCGCCCGTCTCCTCCTCGACCGCGGGGAGGGCGCCGGCCTCGTCGCCGACCTGCGCGACCACGTCGCCGCACACCCCTGGCGTGAGCCCGCCTGGACGCTCCTCGCCCGCGCCCTGCACCACGAGGGCCGCCGGGCCGATGCCCTGGCCGCCCTCCGCCGGGCCCGCGCCACGCTCGCCGACCAGCTCGGTCTCGACCCGGGCGCCGACCTCTCGCGCCTGGAGACGGACCTCCTCAACGGGGTCACGCCCTTCGCCGCCTCGGCGGCCACCTGGACCGGCTCCGGCGTCCCCCTCGGCCCCCGCACCACCGTGGACCTGGCCCGCACCCTCGCCCTGGCGGGCGGCGACGCCCTGGTCCGCTCCCGGAGCGACCGCCTCGCCGCGATCACGGCGGCGGAACGCACCGGCGACCTCGCCCTCACCGCCCGCGTCATCGGCGCCTACGACGTGCCCGCCCTGTGGAGCCGGGCCGACGACCCCGTGCAGTCCCGGGCGGTCGTCGAGGCCGCGCGGCGCACGCTCACCGCGCTCGGTCCCGACGCCCCCGCCGGCCTGACCGTCCGCCTCCTGGCGACGATCGCGGTCGAGAGCCGCAGCGCCGACCTCACCCCGCCCGAGCGGGACCGCGCCCGGGACGCGGCACGGCGGGCCGAGGCGCCGGCCCGGGACCTGGGCGACCCCGCCCTCCTGGCCTTCGCCCTCAACGGAGTGTTCCTGCAGTCCTTCACCCGCCCCGGACTGGCGACCGCACGGGACCGCATCGGCGCCGAGATCCTGGACCTGGCCACCACCCACGGCCTGCCCGCCTTCGCCGTGCTCGGCCGGCTCGTCCGCCTGCAGTCCGCCTCCGCCCTCGGCGACCTGGACACCGCGTCCGCCCACGCGGAAGCCGCCGAACAGCTCGCCGCCGTCACCGAGGCGCCCCTCGTCCCCGTGCTCACGGCCTGGTTCCGGGCCCGGGCCGCGGCCGCCCGCAGCACCGAGCCCGGCGGACCGTCCGCCGCCGACGTCGCCGCGCGGTACCGCACCGCCGACGAGGCCCTCCGTACGGCCGGGATGCCGGGCCTGCACCGCGGTCTGCTCCCGCTCGCCCTGCTGGGCCTGCGCCTGCTGCACGGCCGGCCCGCGCCCGACGGCCCCCGCCTCGACTGGGGTCCGTACCGCCCCTGGACGGAACCCCTCCTCCTGCTCGACCAGGGCCGGGACGCACCGGCCCGGGCCGCCCTCGCCGCGGCGCCCGCACCACCGCCCGACCACATGCAGGAGGCCCTGTGGTGCCTGATCGCCCGCGCCGCCGTCCGCCTGGGCGACCGCGGCACCGCCGCGCGGGCCGCGGCCGCCCTCCGCGACGCCCGCACGGAACACGCGGGTGCCGCCTGCGGCATGCTGACCCTGGGCCCGGTGGCGGCGTACCTGGACGAGGCGGAGGCGTGCGCGGGCACGGGATGA
- a CDS encoding VOC family protein has protein sequence MNSIDSVTLEVADPTAAARFYSDAFGLDRERVRLGESAEPTSGFRGFTLSLVTSRPGDVDALHRAALDAGATELKPAEKSLWGYGGVVQAPDGTVWQLVTSSKKDTGPVTRTIDEIVLLLGVEDVKATKRFYVGRGLTVGKSFGGRYVEFAGGPGTVKLSLYKRRALAKVAGVPADGAGSHRVVLGSGAGPFTDPDGFVCEASGQ, from the coding sequence ATGAACTCCATCGACTCCGTCACGCTGGAGGTGGCCGACCCCACGGCCGCCGCGCGCTTCTACTCCGACGCCTTCGGCCTGGACCGGGAGCGGGTGCGCCTCGGCGAGTCCGCCGAGCCCACGAGCGGCTTCCGCGGCTTCACCCTGTCGCTGGTCACGTCCCGGCCCGGTGACGTCGACGCGCTGCACCGCGCCGCCCTCGACGCGGGCGCCACGGAGCTGAAGCCCGCCGAGAAGTCCCTGTGGGGCTACGGCGGTGTCGTCCAGGCCCCCGACGGCACGGTCTGGCAACTGGTGACGTCGTCGAAGAAGGACACCGGTCCGGTCACCCGGACGATCGACGAGATCGTGCTGCTGCTCGGCGTCGAGGACGTGAAGGCGACCAAGCGGTTCTACGTCGGGCGCGGCCTCACCGTCGGCAAGAGCTTCGGCGGCCGGTACGTCGAGTTCGCCGGCGGCCCCGGCACCGTGAAGCTGTCGCTGTACAAGCGCCGGGCGCTGGCGAAGGTCGCGGGCGTCCCCGCCGACGGCGCCGGCTCCCACCGCGTCGTCCTCGGCAGCGGGGCCGGCCCCTTCACCGACCCGGACGGCTTCGTCTGCGAGGCGTCCGGTCAGTAG
- a CDS encoding DUF4396 domain-containing protein gives MDHALHHHTGPAHGAAPGATWSTAVRATLHCLLGCAVGEILGMVIGTSLMWGNAPTMILAIALAFVFGYSFTLFAVVRAGVSPKDAVKVALAADTVSIAVMELVDNGIIALTPGAMDAHLSEGLFWYALLGGFAVAFLVTTPVNKWMIGRGKGHAVVHAHH, from the coding sequence ATGGACCACGCCCTGCACCACCACACCGGCCCCGCACACGGCGCCGCGCCCGGCGCGACCTGGTCGACGGCGGTACGGGCGACACTGCACTGCCTGCTCGGCTGCGCCGTCGGCGAGATCCTCGGCATGGTCATCGGCACGTCCCTGATGTGGGGCAACGCGCCGACGATGATCCTGGCCATCGCCCTGGCCTTCGTCTTCGGCTACTCCTTCACCCTCTTCGCCGTGGTGCGCGCCGGAGTGTCGCCGAAGGACGCCGTGAAGGTCGCGCTGGCCGCCGACACCGTCTCCATCGCGGTGATGGAGCTGGTCGACAACGGCATCATCGCGCTCACCCCGGGCGCGATGGACGCGCACCTGTCCGAGGGCCTGTTCTGGTACGCCCTGCTCGGCGGCTTCGCCGTCGCCTTCCTGGTCACCACCCCGGTCAACAAGTGGATGATCGGCCGGGGCAAGGGCCACGCGGTGGTCCACGCCCACCACTGA